From Paracoccus aminovorans, one genomic window encodes:
- a CDS encoding MotE family protein, whose translation MVMDGFSRLRATAEPSELMAGCTDVPEAVALAETLRERGLRIDRYMQDMQRRKDEIALAEKQLTEKLVELRKLKQQIGNDDRGYAQAQSDDIARLIAVYDQMKPEQAAMVLSNLPPDFAAQILARVQPETGARIMASVEPGQAALLTSYMGAIRARK comes from the coding sequence ATGGTGATGGACGGCTTTTCGCGGCTTCGGGCGACGGCAGAGCCCTCCGAACTGATGGCCGGCTGCACCGATGTCCCAGAGGCCGTGGCCTTGGCCGAGACGCTGCGCGAACGGGGCCTGCGTATCGACCGCTACATGCAGGACATGCAGCGCCGCAAGGACGAGATCGCCCTGGCAGAAAAGCAACTGACCGAAAAGCTGGTCGAGCTGCGCAAGCTCAAGCAGCAGATCGGCAACGATGATCGCGGTTACGCCCAGGCGCAAAGCGACGACATCGCTCGCCTGATTGCGGTCTATGACCAGATGAAGCCCGAGCAGGCGGCGATGGTGCTGTCGAATCTGCCGCCCGACTTCGCCGCCCAGATCCTGGCCCGCGTCCAGCCCGAGACTGGCGCCCGGATCATGGCGTCGGTCGAGCCCGGCCAGGCGGCGTTGCTGACATCGTACATGGGCGCAATCAGAGCCAGGAAATAG
- the motA gene encoding flagellar motor stator protein MotA yields MFGMIGIVVTFAMVFGGYIMAGGKLGVILHSLPFEMMMIGGAAVGSFLLSNETAVIKQSLSGMGRSLKGPRWHESDLQDVLCLLFQLLRIARSSPVELEEHIENPESSPVFQAYPRILADENAVTLIADTLRSASLNYDDPYQVEEMLSQRIGLMNEEAMHAPHALQNMADALPALGIVAAVLGVIKTMSAIDQPPEVLGKMIGGALVGTFLGVFLAYALVAPFAQRLSAVMKQDQAFYDVIKSVLVAGLHQHATNLCVEVGRQAAPEHVRPSFGDLESALRELKRAS; encoded by the coding sequence ATGTTCGGCATGATCGGCATTGTCGTGACCTTCGCGATGGTCTTCGGCGGATATATTATGGCGGGTGGCAAGCTGGGCGTGATCCTGCATTCGCTGCCCTTCGAAATGATGATGATCGGCGGCGCCGCCGTCGGCTCGTTCCTGCTGTCGAACGAGACGGCGGTGATCAAGCAGTCGCTCTCTGGGATGGGGCGGTCGCTGAAGGGGCCGCGCTGGCACGAATCCGATCTGCAGGACGTGCTTTGCCTGCTGTTCCAGTTGCTGCGGATCGCGCGCTCCAGCCCGGTCGAACTGGAGGAGCACATCGAGAACCCGGAAAGCTCGCCCGTGTTCCAGGCCTATCCGCGCATCCTGGCCGATGAGAACGCGGTGACGCTGATCGCGGACACACTGCGCTCGGCCAGCCTGAACTACGACGACCCCTACCAGGTCGAGGAGATGCTGTCCCAGCGCATCGGACTGATGAACGAAGAGGCGATGCACGCGCCGCATGCGTTGCAGAACATGGCCGATGCGCTGCCGGCGTTGGGAATCGTTGCCGCCGTGCTGGGTGTCATCAAGACCATGAGCGCCATCGACCAGCCTCCCGAAGTTCTGGGCAAGATGATCGGCGGCGCCCTGGTGGGCACCTTTCTGGGCGTGTTCCTGGCCTATGCCCTGGTGGCACCTTTCGCGCAAAGGCTGTCGGCGGTGATGAAGCAGGACCAGGCCTTCTACGATGTGATCAAGTCGGTGCTGGTCGCGGGGCTGCACCAGCATGCCACGAACCTTTGCGTCGAGGTCGGTCGCCAGGCCGCGCCGGAACATGTCCGCCCCTCGTTCGGCGACCTCGAAAGCGCCTTGCGCGAGTTGAAGAGGGCGTCGTGA